In Scomber scombrus chromosome 17, fScoSco1.1, whole genome shotgun sequence, the following proteins share a genomic window:
- the elp3 gene encoding elongator complex protein 3 translates to MGKPKKSSDLSRAELMMMTIADVIKQLVDAHEEGKDINLNKVKTKTSAKYGLESQPRLVDIIAAVPPQYRRALVPKLKAKPIRTASGIAVVAVMCKPHRCPHITFTGNICVYCPGGPDSDFEYSTQSYTGYEPTSMRAIRARYDPYLQTRHRVEQLKQLGHSVDKVEFIVMGGTFMALATEYRDYFIRNLHDALSGHTSNNVEEAVRYSERSNTKCVGITIETRPDYCLKRHLSDMLGYGCTRLEIGVQSVFEDVARDTNRGHTVRAVCESFHLAKDAGFKVVAHMMPDLPNVGMERDVEQFIEFFENPAFRPDGLKLYPTLVIRGTGLYELWKTGRYKSYTPSALVDLVARILALVPPWTRVYRVQRDIPMPLVSSGVEHGNLRELALARMKDMGTECRDVRTREVGIQEIHHKVRPYQVELVRRDYVANGGWETFLSYEDPKQDILIGLLRLRRCSPQSFRPELKGAVSIVRELHVYGSVVPVSSRDPSKFQHQGFGMMLMEEAERIARDEHGSCKLAVISGVGTRNYYRKMGYELDGPYMVKDLYESDMN, encoded by the exons ATGGGGAAGCCAAAGAAATCGA gTGACCTCAGCCGAGCcgagctgatgatgatgaccaTTGCTGATGTCATCAAGCAGCTGGTTGACGCTCATGAGGAGGGAAAAGACATCAATCTAAACAA AGTGAAGACTAAGACTTCAGCTAAATATGGACTTGAATCTCAGCCTCGTTTGGTGGATATCATCGCTGCTGTTCCACCACAATACCGTCGCGCTCTGGTGCCCAAACTAAAGGCTAAACCGATCCGCACAGCCAGCGGG ATTGCAGTGGTGGCTGTGATGTGCAAACCACATAGATGTCCACACATCACCTTCACAGGCAACATCTGTGT ATACTGTCCTGGAGGGCCAGACTCAGACTTTGAGTACTCCACGCAGTCTTATACTGGCTATGAG CCAACTTCTATGAGAGCCATCCGAGCACGATACGACCCCTACCTTCAGACCAGACATCGGGTTGAGCAG CTGAAGCAGTTGGGTCACAGCGTGGACAAGGTGGAGTTCATCGTGATGGGCGGCACCTTCATGGCTCTTGCCACAGAATACAGAGACTACTTCATCAGGAACCTACACGATGCTTTGTCCGGACACACATCCAATAACGTGGAGGAAGCCGTCAG GTACTCGGAGCGCAGCAACACCAAATGCGTAGGAATCACCATCGAGACGCGGCCTGATTACTGCCTGAAGCGACACCTCAGCGACATGCTGGGCTACGGCTGCACCCGGCTGGAGATAGGAGTCCAGAGCGTGTTTGAAGACGTGGCCCGAGACACCAACAG gGGTCACACAGTGCGAGCCGTGTGTGAGTCTTTCCATCTAGCAAAAGACGCCGGATTCAAAGTTGTGGCCCATATGATGCCAGACCTGCCCAACGTGGGCATGGAGCGGGATGTGGAGCAGTTTATT gaATTTTTTGAGAACCCAGCATTTAGGCCTGATGGTTTGAAGCTGTACCCAACTCTGGTGATCCGAGGTACGGGTCTATATGAGCTGTGGAAGACCGGTCGGTATAAGAGCTACACACCCAGCGCCCTGGTCGACCTGGTAGCCCGAATCCTGGCACTGGTACCGCCCTGGACACGAGTGTACCGAGTGCAGAG GGACATCCCCATGCCGCTGGTGAGCTCCGGAGTGGAGCACGGCAACCTGAGGGAGTTGGCTCTGGCCAGGATGAAGGACATGGGCACTGAG TGTCGAGACGTGAGAACCAGAGAGGTGGGCATCCAGGAGATCCACCACAAAGTCAGACCCTACCAG gttgaGCTGGTGCGGCGGGACTACGTGGCCAACGGCGGCTGGGAGACCTTCCTCTCCTACGAGGATCCCAAACAGGACATCCTGATCGGCCTGCTGCGTCTGCGCCGCTGCTCCCCTCAGTCCTTCCGTCCGGAGCTGAAAGGCGCCGTCTCCATCGTCCGCGAGCTGCACGTTTACGGCAGCGTCGTCCCGGTCAGCAGCCGAGACCCCAGCAAGTTCCAGCATCAG GGCTTTGGTATGATGCTGatggaggaagcagagagaatTGCCAGAGATGAACACGGCTCCTGCAAATTGGCTGTTATCTCAG GTGTAGGAACCAGGAACTACTACAGGAAGATGGGCTATGAGTTGGATGGACCATATATGGTGAAGGACCTATACGAATCTGACATGAACTGA